CAAAAGGACCTTAGACCTGAGCAAGAAAATCTATGGTAAAAACCAGATCAAATTCACCGAGGGGGTAGGTTCCAGTTTTGAATTGTCGCAGGCACAACAGGAGTTCACCACTAATCAGTTGAAATACATTCAAAGCATCATGAACCTCTTGAATGCCAAAGCTGATTTAGACAAATCCTTAGGAATTAAATAATTCACCAAAATCAAATACGAATGACCATGCAAAAGCGCAACATTCTTTTTTTTCTCGTACCGGTTCTTCTTTTTACCGCTTGCAGAAATACCGAAGAGAAGGACCTTGCTTCTAAGAAAAAGCAGTTGGCAGAATATAAGTCTAATTTGAAAGAATTGACGGCTAATATCGAAACACTGGAAAAGCAGATTTCTAAAATGGATACAGCGTTCCTGATCGAGAAAAAGTCGAAGCGCGTTACGGTAGAAGAACTGAAAAAGCAGGATTTTAAGCACTATATCGAAGTGCAAGGTGTTGTGGATGCTGAGGAGAATATCACCGCGCTGAATCAGCAACCCGGTATTGTTTCTGCTATCTATGTTAAAGTAGGCGACCGGGTTAGTAAGGGACAGTTGCTTGGTATTACACAAACTACCGCGGCAATAGAAGATCAGTTGAAGTCAGCTCAGGCGCAAACGTCGCTCGCTGTCACTGCGTTTGAAAAGCAGAAGAACCTTTGGGAACAAAAGATAGGGAGCGAGATTCAATTCCTTCAAGCAAAAACACAAAAGGAAGCTGCTGAAAGAGGAGTGGACGGACTGAAGAAACAACTGGAAATGACCAAGATTATCGCTCCTATTAATGGAACAGTTGATGCGGTGAACTTGCGCGTGGGCGACATGGCGGCTCCTAGCCAGTTGATGCCGGGCATCCGCATCATTAATAATGAAAGCCTGAAGGTGAAAGCTAAACTAGCCGACAGTGACTTTGGTAAAATTCGTCAGGGCGACAAAGTAGAAATCGAATTTCCTGACATTAACAAAACGGTAGAGGCCAGTGTTCATTATGTTTCTAAAACTATTGACCCTCGTTCCCGAACTTTCGGCGTGGAAATAAAGCTTCCAAACGATCAAAACGAATATGCCGCCAACATGATTGCCAAATTAAAAATCAATGATGTAGTGATGAAAGATGTATTGATTATTCCTTCCAATGTCATTCAGCGTTCTTCAGAAGGCGAATATATTTTGGCTGCCCAAACGGAAAACGGTATTAAAAGAGCATACAAGAAATCAGTAGTTCCCGGCTTGAGTTATAACGGAAGAACTGTGGTGACCAAAGGAATGGAAGAGGGAAATCAAATTATCACTTTTGGTTACAGTGAAGTGGTGGATGGACAGAAAATTGACTATTAAGAGAAAGGTGGAACTGT
This portion of the Bacteroidota bacterium genome encodes:
- a CDS encoding efflux RND transporter periplasmic adaptor subunit codes for the protein MTMQKRNILFFLVPVLLFTACRNTEEKDLASKKKQLAEYKSNLKELTANIETLEKQISKMDTAFLIEKKSKRVTVEELKKQDFKHYIEVQGVVDAEENITALNQQPGIVSAIYVKVGDRVSKGQLLGITQTTAAIEDQLKSAQAQTSLAVTAFEKQKNLWEQKIGSEIQFLQAKTQKEAAERGVDGLKKQLEMTKIIAPINGTVDAVNLRVGDMAAPSQLMPGIRIINNESLKVKAKLADSDFGKIRQGDKVEIEFPDINKTVEASVHYVSKTIDPRSRTFGVEIKLPNDQNEYAANMIAKLKINDVVMKDVLIIPSNVIQRSSEGEYILAAQTENGIKRAYKKSVVPGLSYNGRTVVTKGMEEGNQIITFGYSEVVDGQKIDY